CTTAAAAATTGACATAATAATCAATGTTATAAAATGATGTGTCATCAATCacggaatatatatatatatatatatatatatatatatatatattaattatatctttatatatatatatattaattatatctTTGAAGTGATACCAATTGTTAGGGTTGTCCAACCAACCTGTGGAACCAATCCACCAATCCCTACTGACCAGTTCAACCCTAAAATTGGCTGATTTGACACCTATGATGGTCAAAGGCAATTCTCTGACCTAGAAACCACTCTTGGTGGGTTGTCGCATGAAAACCTAACTCCAACTGTCCTAAACAATCTCCACGCCACTAAAGTATGCATTATGCTCTTCCCCAACTCGAATCGATAACTGATTAATACACGAAGAGATTCAACTCTCCCAATTCAACTCTTCTTCCTAGTCAGTTATGGGTGCTATTCTTGTGGTCCTGAAGTGATCATTGAGTTGAGTCTGGGTTGAGCATAAACTAGACCCGTGGACAACCCTACCAATCATATTTTTTATCCCTTCATcacataataaaatttagaaaaatgttatgtttacaatagtttcacaacaaatttaaaGTAACAGGTTGTTAATACCTATTATTGatgggaaaaaataataatttccatGGTAAGTACAAATTAGAACCAGTAATATAACTAACTACTtgtaatttgttataaaagcattatgaaaatattgtatatgtaacaattttctaaattttataatagttttaacatatattatttattttatacaaaaaataaaacatatattatttatacatcaattgtattgggttttgtggagcctagttatGTTTGATTTAGATTATGATCCGatccaaaataatattgttacaGTTTTTAATGGGAAATTTACTGCCgcatcttgtatttttttgagaatactgAAATTTTTATAACTATGTGGACGTAAGCAAATAGTCAAACCacgtaaatattgtcttgtgtggttgttttttctttttcaaattagAACTTCAGTATGATTAATAAATGACGTTAGTtttccatttctctctcttttgtaaGATTCATTCGTTTCCTTTATCAAATAATTaatgatttattaatatttgtaaATTGTTTGCACTGTAAATTAAAGTAAATCCAAACCACTAAAACCCCTTCCCCTAAAGGAAAAATCTCATCATTTGACACCTTTCAATCTGCCTGTTAATCTAACTTTTGTTGAGTTTATCTTCACTATGACGTCTCTGTATCGCCTTTCGAATTAAGAGAGGATTCAGCACAGCACTATAGATTGGATAAGCAATtaattaagaagaaaagaaacagcAACATAAAGCCAATATAGGAATCAAAGGGCAGCAGTTTTTAATTAGAAACCATGTGGAAAGATGTTTTTCCATCATACAAAGTGGGCAATACACATTTGCCCGTGGGGATTTACTTAGGTTAAACACTATCAGacaaaatattaatgaattatGAGCATTTAGTAATCAGAGGCTACCGAATCTATGCAATTAAATAGTTAAACTTTgattatcaaaatgaaaaaagaaagttaaactttcttctttaatttattttcatgaacTGCCCAATTAGATTTCACACACAATACAACAGTGGACGACTAACAAAATTGCTCGACACGAGTCTAATTGTAAATGAAAGAAATGTCTAACTAcacagagaaagaagaagatatgagtaaaaaattagacaaaattGGTGGTAAGGTGGGGACAAAATAAGGACGAGTTTGTGTAATTCTGAGGTAATGGGATTCCGTTGAAAAAGCAAAAGACTTTGTCCCAAAGAAAAGACAATGTCCATGTTGGATTTcagtattattattgtttaattagCGTTGAAATCTTACATTAGTCATGCATTTTCACTATATATATCCATTTGAGCTAAACTTCTGTGTCATATAACGATACCTGACCAATCCAGCCTAGTTTACTTACAAACTCTTCTTTCAGCTAgcaattttcattttgtgcaTCAGAATGGCTAACTCCAATGTCATGAAAGTTTCAATGCTGATCATCCTTCTCATTTTATCTGTGCATGTGAGTAGCTTTGAAGCACTAAAGTATCATGAGCGTAAGACAATGCAGAAAAGAATAAGTAGCAGATCTCTTTTACGTGAACTGGGCTTTTATTTGTCTAAGATAGACGACTCAAACCCATCAAGGCTTCCACCGGGAGGTCCAGACCATCAGCATAACACTGAACCACCAGCATTGATGCCCTAGATGCCATTTGAAGCATGCATGCAGTTGCAGGAATAGCTCTACTCTAGATATGCAAATACAGGAATAGAGATTCACTGCAACCATTTGTATCTGGAGGTGCTAAATAGAATAGAAAAAGTTTGgctccaaacatatttgaaactatcttttttttatatgttatgtGGTAATTGAAGAGACTATCCATGTATAGTTTTAGTTATAAAACTATAGTTTTAGTTATAAAACTATACATGAGTCATGcgacttatttaaataatacatatggATAGTCTTATAAATtatcatgtaattttttggaaaagataGCTATAAGTTTAGagccaaaaattttcaaaaacaataataatatatttctgCATCTTAGTTTATTACGAATACTAAGCACCACTATCTATTATCTAGTTAACTTTGCCATTTCAGGTcagttttgttgttttttttttaataagagtaAAAGTGTGTTTGTGTCAAGTATAAAAGTGGTTTTTGTATTGTACTTTGCTCCTTTTAATTGTCATTATGTTGTGtgtctggtttttttttttttttttctattttaaactttggttATGTTATAAGggaagtaaaaataataaataacaagcTATGATTGAAGAAGTATAAAGTAGAACACCAAAATTAAGACGGTTGATTTGTAATTCTCTATTCCCTTTTAGGTGTTCCACATTGTATACTCCACCAATTATGATATATCACACattagtttttctatttttataaaatatccaaagtttaaaatgagaaaagtcATACACATGTTATACTGTGATTGGTGGAGTAAAAGGTGAACACATGGAGTGaaacaaagaatttctatttctttttttttatataattcgATAATTGGGGGATTGAACCTAGATATTTTCATTGAAGACACCAATATGTGCTACTTGAATTACAAAATTCCTGTCCAGAAGATCCTATTATAGTACAAAGGGGTTGCAATAGCTCACTCTAGTAGTACAAGTCATAATTAACATGACTTTAATCTCATCCAATATTTCATTCTTTAGGTGGTAGAAAGTGATAATTGAGGTGAACCAACTTCGCATAATTGTCCTCAAGGATTTAATTAAGAGAGatgctacgttcacaatatttttacaatattttcacaacaaatcacaagtggttagttgttattggttcaaattgaACCTAACACGAAGATTACATTTTTGCCCCAACagtaacaaccagtaacaacctgccacttatgatttattgtaaaaaatttgtaaaaatattatagacatatcatttctctttaattAATTCAGTACTTAGTCCACACCAAAACCCTAACACATAGACCACGCCCCTTGGGGTTTAATGTTTTCCATATATTGTGCGCATGCACACGCTAATAAACTCGTTGTTACGTAGACTGACATAATGGCAAATACAGATCCAAATTATAGGCACACAAAAAGTCGTTTTGTgcaaaagcaaaaactaaaCAAACTGGTAGACATTTTAGAAGatattgtggggagtgaaagGACCCAAGTAGGCATTTTTGGGCATTTGGGCTCTAACAAGGAGGGCCAACCTGTTCTTGATAAAAACTACAaatcggcccatgcgccgagggtctGAAGATACATTCAAGGATGAGTTTCTCCTCAGATAGACCCAGGAGGACTTGGAGTCTCGCTAGAATGATCAAGACAGAGTTTCAGAAAGACTATTGGTTAAAGGGGGATCCCTGTACCCTCTAGAGGCGCCGGTGGTAGaaaaatatcttaggaaaaggctgctacctccacattaaagaccctgcacccaCCTCCCaggctgcattaatggagaagtgacccctgaacagtagaatttaACCTTCTGGGTAAGGAAGGATTTGgccaacacgtggataaagcaccaaGAGAATAAGTATTTAAAGAGGGGTAGAGGCCAAAGAAAGGGAGGTCAAATACTAAGAAAAAACCTAGCATTGTAACCttcaaggaagaaaaagaaataatactGAAATTGTCCGAGGAATCCCTTTTGCAATAATCATTTACCATTTGCAATCATTATTGTACCTTAGCCTGTTCAATAAATTCCTTGCATCCTTAAACTAGATTTCATTCTcacactttacaaatttcattgtttaaggctcattgggtctgagcccacAGTTGtccttgggtccaggtgcaattgtgcacttacagatatGATTTAACATCTGTCCTCTATGTATTGTCTTGcaattaaaattaacaaatgtGATGACCATTgaccatatatatatgatcgaattaattatacaaattaatgAGAAGCTTCCACAAAGACACTGTTATATGATTACAGCCTTAAAGACACTGTTATAtgcaaacaaattaaaaaacatcCAGTCCGTCTTTTAATTCTAAGGGCGTGGCACTCTTCTACAGTACAATGTACTTTTTTCCCATTACTGGTGTTTAAGACTTGGCATAGTTGTGGTGAGTTCTCACTATGTACAGCAGCATTAGGTTGGGCTCCTTTGTTCTTTCATGTCTCATGCTAGGACATCGACCTCTTACCCAGATCCCCTCATAGTCCTTAGTCTCAGTTGGGTTTGGAATGATGGCATAGGCAGAAGTTTTATTGATAAAGTGCAATGAATTACAAAGGTTTTTTTTACGATGCAAAGCTACTACTCCTACACAATGCTAGACAGATTTTTTCTTATATGCATAAAACAGTACAATAGCACTTATTTATACTTGAAAGAGGCTTCTAGACTTCTAGATACAAATAACTGACCCTTAGGAACACAAATAGTTTATCACCCTAGAATATTAACAGCCATCATCTagaaatttctttattttacaaattaattcCAACACCCCCTCTTAATTTATAATCTTTAATTGCTTCCTGAACCACTCCATTTTGTCAACTGTAGCTGCTTTGGTGAGAACATTTGCTAGCTAATCATTGGTACTGATGAATTGCAGTTGGATTTCTCCTAACCAACTAAGTCTCGAATAAAATGGTGCCTAAGCTCAATATGCTTTGTCCTTGCATGAAAAATAAGATTCTTAATCATTGCAATGGCTGACATAATGTCACAGCAAATAATaggttcttcaattttcttacTGCAAATCTGAAAGTAATCTCCTTAGCCAAATAGCTTCACATGCTGCATTAATTGCTGCAATGTATCGAACTTCTGCTAAAAATAAGGCAACTATCTTTTGCTTCTTTGAACTCCAAGCAATCACATTTGATCCCAAGCAAAAAATGTAGCCAAACGTGGTTTTTCTATCATCAAATGGTCCAGCCCAATCACTATCAATGAAACCAACAAGATTGTGTCATTCTCCTTTTTGTAAAAGATGCCTAGCTTCTTGGTGCCTTGCAGGTAGCGAAGAATTCTTTTTGCAACTACATAATGTAGTTTGCTGGGCTAATTCATGAACCTTGATATAAGGCTGACTGAATGAACAATATTTGGCCTTGTATTTGTGAGATAAATCAAAGAACTAACAAGGCTTTGATATGTCTTTGCATCTTCCTTTTTTGCTGCATCTTCTTGCTACAATTTCTCATTAGAAGACATAGGTGTGGACATTGGTTTACATGTTGCCATGTGAAATGTTTTAAGCAAATCTTCAATGTACTTTTCTTGGCAAATTTAAACTTCACCTTTAGATTGTCACACTTGAAAACCAATAAAGTATTtcatcaaacccaaatcaatcaTCTCGAATTCTTTCATCATggcctttttaaaattttcaaccatCTTCATGTTTGTGCTCATATCGATAaaatcatcaacatataaacaaaTTACTAGAAAATCTCTAGTACCTTCATGCTTGACATAAAGTGATGGCTCACATTTGCTCCTTTGAAAACCATTTTGACAAAAGTAGTCGTCAAATTTGCTATTCCAAGCTCTTGGAGCTTGCTTTAGGCCATACAATGCCTTTTGAAGTCGATAGACTTTATCTTCTTTGCCTTTCTTAATAAATCCCATTAGTTACTCTAATAACACTTCTTCTTCTAAGTGCCATTTAAAAATGTTGACTTAACATCAAGTTGAAATACTTGAAGCTCCATTTGTGCAGCAAGAGCTAAGAAAGTTCTAATAGTTTCCATGTGAACAATTGGTGCAAATGTTTCATGGAAATCCACTCCAAGCTGTTGTACATAGCCTTTTGCGACCAAACATGCCTTATGCTTTTGAATTGAGCCATCTTCATTGtactttattttataaatcCATTTTAAGCCAATAACATCTCTTCCATTTGGCAGGTCCACAAGCACCCATGTGTGATTTCTCTCAATGCTAGCAATTTCTTCATCCATCGCTTTTGCCTACACGTTCTCCTTTGCAGCATCGATCTTTAAAGGCTTGTGGCTCACTAGCAAATAACGCAAATTCACAAGATTGATATACATCTGACAATGAGCAAAACTTTCTTGGAGGGCTGTCGGAATcattagattttgaatttggtaaGGTAGTGCTTGAAGATCCAGTTGGTGATGATGCTGTTCTTGGGGCTTCTTCAGAATTCATGCTTGGAAGTGAATTAGACTTGTCTTGAAAATCAAGAGAACAGGAACCTccaagttttttctttcttggacACTTTCCTCCTATTGTCATGCTGCCAACTGATCAAAAATAACATCTCTTGAAATCACCATCTTGTTTGTCTTGggattcaaaaggaaaaatcccTTAGACTCATCACTATAGAAAATGAAGATATACTTTTCCCCCTTTTGATCaaacttctctctttcttgtgaGGGAATATGAGCATGTGCTATGCAGCCAAAGACTTTAAGCTGATTCACTACAGGTTTCTGCTTAGGCCAGGCTTCAAACGAAGTTTTGTCTCTTAACTGTTTTTGTTAGAGAGCGATTTAGAATATATGTTGTTGTGGTGACAGCTTCTGCCCAGAACATGTTGGGTAATCCCTTGCCCTTTAAGCATGTTTCTAGCCATTTCTTTAATTGTTCGATTCTTCCATTCAGCTACTCCGCTTTGTTGAGGAATTCTTCAAACTGTGAGTTGCCTTTGAATGCCATTTTCTTTACAATATTGCATAAATGGCTTATGGATAAACTCTCCACCACAGTCAATTCTCAATGTCTTCTTTTGATGACCACTTTTCCTTTCAACAAGAGCTTTAAACTGAAGAAAAAATGAGAATGCTTCTGACTTTTGATCAAGAAAATAAATCCACATCATCCTTGTGTAATCATcaacaaacaaaggaaaatatCTTTTGTTGCTTAGGGATGGAGTCCTAGTTGACCCAGATATGTCTACATGCACAAGCTCTAGAGGAGCACGAGCTCTCTAGGCTATCTTTGGAAATGAAAGACAATGAATTTTTCCATTTATACAACCTTCACAAATGTTGTCATTGTTCTGAATTGAAGGAAGACCAACTACCATATTTATTTGCTTCAGCAATTGAAGGCCTTGATAATTCAAATGGCCATATCTTCGATGCCAAAGATGAGAATCATCAACAGTCTCACTTTTCAAAGCAATTTTCTCATATAATGGCATGCTAAAAggaaaaacattattttgtgaCATTCCAACCTTCGCCATtgtcaatttgtttttcttatcaTACACAGTGCACACACCATCATCAAAGTATAAAGAATAACCCTTTCTAAGCAACTGACCAACAATAAGAAGGTTTTGAGATAAGCTTGGCACATAAAGAACATCATGAATAAATTTTTGGTTACCTTCTACAGTGTAGACAACAATAATTCATTTTCCTTCAACTTTCTTTAGCTTCCCATCTCCAAGATTTACTACAGAAGTATAGCTATGATCAAGTTCCAAAAAAGACTTGGAATTCATTGTTATATGGCTGTTGCATCCAATATCTAGAAACCATGTATCTTGTGTTTCATGTTGAGCATTCAAGCAAGAATAAAATAACTAATCTTCTTGACtatcttttacaaaatttacatCATTTTTCTCTTGTTTGAATCGGTACCAGCAATTTCTTTTAAAGTGATTAggaattttgcatctaaaacgATATTCCTTTGACTCATGACCAGGTTTCTTGTAAATAAGACATTGGCCACTAGAGGTACCTTGTTTTTGCTGGTATTTTTCTCCATTCTTTTCTCATACTTTGTTCTGCCCTTCTTTGCACGTGCCTCGGCCTTTTCCATATTGACACTTCTTTTGATAATTGCCTCCTTTTTTCCCCTATTCTTTGGAAATTTCATTATGAGAGACATTCAGCTTTGATTGAAATGCTTACTCTAATGGCTGGCTTGAAAATCTGCTCATCCTTCCTTCATGTGCTTCAAGAGACCCCATCAATTCGTACATAGTAAGAACTGATAGGTCTTTAGATTCTTCTATTGCTGCTACTATATGGTCAAATTTTTTAGGCAAACTCCAGAATATCTTCTCAACAAGTTTCTTCTCTTGAATAGTATCTCCATAGCTATTGATTTGATTAACAATCTTAGCAACTCTTgaattgaaatctttgacagATTCAGTTTCTTTCATTGTCAAATTATCAAtgtctctccacaaaatttgaagCTTAACAGAGATGGCTTTATTTGAGCCTAGAAACTCCTTTTACGTTTAATACCAAAACTTTTGGGATAGATAGACTTGCTTACCCCATGTTGAATGATCCTCAAGGCAGTagcatttttcttcaattttccttTGTACTCTTTTTGATTTGCATCAGTCCAAGAAGAATTCCTGGTTGCTAGTGGGTCTTCGAAACCATCTTCAATCAAATCCCATAAATCTTGGAAAATGAAAATGGTCATCAATTGAGAGTTCCAGTAGTCATAGTGTTCTCTATTGAAAATAGGAGCCTGGTTTGTTGAATAGGAAAACAAGACATCTCCAAATTTGGCATCCATGGAGAATAACTAAAGAGAGGTTTAATAGTGGGTGAAGAAATAAATAACAAGTGTTGTATAGGCTATATGGGCTAGCTCTAATACCAAAATTTGTTGGCATTTTCGGAAGTTTTATTGATAAAGTGCAATGGATTGCAAGGTTTTTTTTATGATGTAGAGCT
The sequence above is drawn from the Castanea sativa cultivar Marrone di Chiusa Pesio chromosome 5, ASM4071231v1 genome and encodes:
- the LOC142635261 gene encoding uncharacterized protein LOC142635261, with protein sequence MDAKFGDVLFSYSTNQAPIFNREHYDYWNSQLMTIFIFQDLWDLIEDGFEDPLATRNSSWTDANQKEYKGKLKKNATALRIIQHGEFLGSNKAISVKLQILWRDIDNLTMKETESVKDFNSRVAKIVNQINSYGDTIQEKKLVEKIFWSLPKKFDHIVAAIEESKDLSVLTMYELMGSLEAHEGRMSRFSSQPLE